The Paenibacillus sp. RC334 nucleotide sequence TTGATCGAATGAATACGGAACGTTTTATAGCTTCGACGACGGCGGATTATGCGTCCTTGATGAGTAAGCTGAATAGCCGTCAAGGCTTTTCGAAAGCTGAGCAAAAATTATTGTCTGAGGTCATGGAGCAGCTGATGGATCATCCGAAAAATCAGGAATGGCTGCAACATTCCGGACAAAAGGGCGGATCTACCGAATATGTCCTCACCCTGGCCATGTATGCGACGGACAAGGAAGGACATTCGACGGAGATGGCGGTCTTCTTTAACGACCTGGACCCGCTCACGAATGCCTCCTTGCAAAATATGATGAATGAATTTAAAGAACGGCTATTGCGTGATGAATCGTTCAGAAAAGAAATCAATCAGCGCATTGGTGTACAGGTGGAAATGTAACCCCTACCCGTTGCCTTTTTGCTTGCGTTCCCGTAACAGAAATACAGAAAATACGGTGCGCCAATGATAGCTGTCACGATGCCTGCGGGAATTTCATACAGGGCAGAGGTGATCATATAACGAAAGGATAATCCCAACAGCCCGGTGACCACCAGCACTAAAAGGGATATGAAAAGGATTAGTTTTGTCTGAAAACGCATGTGCATTCACCGCCGTCAAGCAAGATATAGGTGCCGATTCGCCTGATTTTTTCTCCAACACGATCCATTTTACTGTATTACAGGAACGCCCGCACTTTTAATCTGTTGAATGAATGGTCTATAATAGAAATAGTTACATAATGTGAGGAGGAAAATATCATGATTATTATTCATGCTGATATGAAAGTTTTACCTGAAAAAAGAGAGGCTTTTCTGCAACAAACCCAAGGATTAATCAGCGCATCACAAGCCGAAGAAGGTAATGTACGCTACACGCTGATGCAGGATCTGAATGATGCCAACGCTTTTACCATGGTTGAAGAGTGGAAGGATGCTGCTGCTGTAGATTTCCATAACAAGTCTGCCCATTTCCAGGCATTTGTTGCCGCAGCTAAAGAATTGCTGGCCGCTCCGCTTCAAGTCAATGCTTTTCAGGATGCAACCAAGCTGTAATTAGCCCGTTTTCTAAATCATAATCAGGAACAGGAGGAGATAGACATGGGGAACATTGCGGATACAACTGTACTGAATAATGGAGTTCAGATGCCTTGGCTGGGTTTTGGTACGTACAAGGCGGAAGGCAATGAGGTCTACGAAGCAGTTAAAACGGCCATCGAGGTGGGCTATCGTCACATTGATACGGCGGCGATCTACGGCAATGAGGAACTGGTTGGACAAGCTATTCGTGACAGCGGGGCGGACAGAGAAAAACTGTTCATTACTACCAAGCTGTGGAATGAAGATCAGGGCTTTGATTCAACACTGCGTGCCTTCGAGGAAAACCGCAAGCGACTGGGTCTGGACATCATTGATCTGTATCTCATTCATTGGCCTGGCAAGGACAAGTACAAGGAAACCTGGAAGGCATTTGAGCACCTGTATGAAGAAGGAAGCGTACGCGCCATCGGAGTAAGCAACTTCCAAGTTCACCACCTCGAAAACCTCCTGAAAGACAGCAATATCGTACCTGCAATCAACCAAGTGGAGCTTCACCCGCGTCTGACACAGCAAGAGCTGCATCAATACTGCCGGGAGCACCAGATTCAGCTTGAATCCTGGAGTCCACTGATGAAGGGTAAATTGACCGAGCAAGCGGATATCGTTGAGATTGCTGCAAAATACGGCAAAACCTCGTCGCAGGTTATTTTGCGCTGGCATCTGGATCGGGGTATCGTGACGATTCCCAAATCTGTAACCGCACATCGTATCCGCGAAAATGCTGACTTGTTCGATTTTGAACTGACGGAAGAGGATATTAACCGAATCAACGCACTTCATCTTGATGAGCGTGTGGGCACTCATCCCGATAAGCTGTTGTTCTAGTTTTAGAATGAAATAGAACCTTCAATTCCACGTGCATCGTGGTTTTGGAGGTTCTTTGTTTATTTATGCATTGGGATCGTCTCATACGCTTTTGTCCGTCTGGACAGAGTTACTACGTCCTGCATGCCTACTTTTGGTTTAATTTGCGATAAAGGAGGAAGGAATAGAGTATGGGGGCGACGACGGATATAGCCAGTCCAGTAAGAAAAATGACCGTTCCCGCCACTCCATCGACCCATGCTGCCACCAAGCCTGAAGCACCCCCGAGCATCATCATAGGGCCGCCGAAACGGTGCGTTTTACGCCAAACCTCAGGATTGGACAGGGTCCAGGGTGTACGGATACCAAAGGTATAGTTTGGCTGTACCTGAGTCAAATAATTACCGAGCATCAGCAGCATCAGGCCTACCAACCCGCAAATTATAGTATTCATTTGCAGCAGTATGTTCAGGCTATACAGAAGCATGCCCCAACCGGCTACAGCGAGTACAACGGCAAGACCTGCACGTGTTACTTCGTAGGCTTTAGAAAATTTTTCGTAATTCGCTCGATTCGGGTCCATGTAGCGGGCTAACCGGAACAATAGCGGTATCAGGCCCATCAGCACCAGCATGACGATAGCGCCCGTTTTACCCATATATCTGTCAGCCGTATTGTCAAAGCTAAAATGGGAAGCCATCATGGCAGGAAGGCGGTCATACAGCAGCAAAGCCCCTATAGCGGGTGATAGGGCAATCAAAGTCGTCAAAACATCCGTAAAGCTCCATTTCATTCGAGATTTCATTCAGATTCCTCCGTATCCTTGATGTCATTCGCATTTTGTTTCGCAGGGGCATCGGAGTGGGCAATGCTGAACATCCAACCGATGACATCCGCGACAACCGTTGTATGCAGGGTGTAAATAATGTTTTGCCCTTGTCGCTCATCCAGCACCAGCGCGGCCTGCTTCAGGATATTCAGATGGTGGGAGATGCTGGGCTTGCTGATTTGAAAATGCTCAGCCACTTCGCCTGCGCTCATGCTTTTCTCTTTCAAGAGCTGTAATATTTTACGCCGGGTCGGATCAGCTAAAGCTTTGAAGGCATCATTCAAAATCCATTTCCTCCTTTAGATATTTAGATAATATTCTAAATATCTAAAGCAATAGTAAAATAGAGCTATGATACTTGTCAACGGATAAATACATCATTTTAGAAAAAGGTTTAGAGCAGGTTTGCTGATTTCGATTGTAAAAGGTCGGGAAGTTCGCTATAATTCATTTATATCAAAAATAAGAATCTTAATTTAAAATAAAAAAATTAGAGGAGGATATATATGAAACACGTATTCCGTAAAGGAAGTCATCCGCAGGCCCCGGTTATTTTGCTGTTGCACGGGACAGGAGGGAATGAACAAGACCTGATCCCTTTGGCTGATTTGGTAGCACCGGGAGCGTCTGTGTTAGGCGTAAGGGGAAATGTGTTGGAAAATGGGATGCCGCGTTTCTTCCGCCGTTTGGCAGAAGGGGTGTTCGACTTCGAGGATCTCGTATTCCGTACCAAGGAACTGAGTGAATTTGTGGATACGGCTGCGGAGCAATACGATTTTGACCGCAACAACGTTGTGGCTCTTGGGTACTCCAACGGGGCGAACATAGCGGCCAGCATGCTCTTTCACGATGCTAAGGCGCTGCGCGGAGCTATTCTGCACCATGCGATGGTGCCGCTGCGTGGGCTGAATCTGCCAGATTTGAACGGTGTCCCTGTATTTATGTCTTCCGGTGAGAACGACCCGATTGTTCCGGTTGCGGAATCCCGTGAGCTGCAAACCTTGCTGGAAGGCGCAGGCGCGCAGGTAGATGCACACTGGGAACGCAACGGTCACCAATTGACCCGTACCGAGGCCGAAGCCGCAGGCAAGTGGTTTGGTGAGCATTTTAATGCATAAAATGATCCGATAGCGTTCAAGCTACAGATTAGCGCTCCAGTGAGCGATTCCATGATTAGGAGGCGACAAACGAAATGGCAAAACCAGATAATCGAGCCGATAATGTTGAACATTTGCAACAAAGTATTCAGAATACACAGCAGAACCTGTATGAAGCTGAAGGGTATCTGAACGAATTTTCCTCTGAAATCAGTGACGAGGAGCGTAAGCAAATCGAAGAAAAAAATAATCGCCGTAAAGAAAGTATTAGATCGTTTCGAGAAGAAGTGAAGGACGAAGCAGCACATTCTCAAGAGTAGTTAAAAAAACGCGACCCAGCTCCGAGTTTCAATTCGAGTTGGGTCGTTTTTTATGCAAAAATCATCATAACCCCATTCAATTCATTTTCCCCCTATAATGCAATGTAGGCGCTAGTGTTGCGCTAAAAATGAATTTCTTATAAATAATGTTCTTGTAAACTAATTTGGCTTGATGTTAAATAGAAAAGAAAGCGCAATCATTTTAAGGAATCATCTTTTCATCATGCGAAGGGGGAAGGATATGCTGCTGCGAAGAAAAAGCATGGCGTTGATGCTCATGGCGGTGGTTCTGCTGGCTGGACTGCTGCAAGGCTGTTCTGGCAAGGCCGACGAACAGGATGGGCCGGGAACTGAACTGGTATTGTGGACGTTTAATGAATTGCATGAGAAGTTTTTTCTGCAAATGGCCGACCAATGGAACCAACTGCACCCTGATGAACCGATTATTTTGAAAGCGAATACATTTCCGTATGATAACCACCACAGCAAGCTGTCGATTGCGTTGCAATCAGGGGTGGGGGCACCGGATATTGCGGATATCGAGGTGAACAAGATCGGTAATTTCCTCAAAGGGATACCGCAACTGGTTCCGCTCAATCCGGTGATTGACCCGGAGCTGAAAAACATTGTGCCTTCCAGAGTACAGATTTACGGTAAGGACGGTAAGTATTACGGTATTGATTTTCATGTCGGAGCCGAAGTGATGTATTACAATAAAGAAATTTTGGATCAGGCGGGGGTAAACCCGGATTCCATTGTGACATGGGCAGATTATGCTGCGTCGGGCAAGCAAGTGCTGGCGAAGACAGGCAAGCCGATGGCGACCGTGGAGACGAATGACCTGTGGAATTACTGGCCGATGATCTCCCAGCAAAAATCGGATTTCCTGGATGACAAGGGCCAGCTGACACTGGATAACGAAACGAATATTAAAACACTTGAATTTCTCCAGCAAATGGTGAAGGACAAAATCGCCATTCCCGCGCCGGGCGGCGGACACCATATGGAGGAATACTACGGGTTTATGAACAAAGGAGGGGCCGCTTCGGTGTGGATGCCGATGTGGTATATGGGACGTTTTACGGATTACATGCCTGACCTGAAAGGGAAAATCATCATCCGACCGTTGCCAGCGTGGGAAAAAGGCGGCTCTCGTTCAGCGGGGATGGGCGGAACCGGTACGGTGGTCACGAACCAATCGAAGCACCAGGATCTGGCGATGCGTTTTCTGGCTTTTGCCAAGCTGTCCAAGCAAGGGAATGTAGAGATTTGGAAGCAGCTCGGCTTTGATCCGATCCGCAGTGAAGTATGGACGATGCCGGAAGTCAAAGCGAAGAATAAGTTTACGGATTATTTCGGAACGAATATTTTTGATACGCTCATTGAGGTAAAAGATGAGATCAATGCGGTGCATATCGGACCGAAAACGCCTGATATCGCCAGTGCAGTTCGCAATAAAATACTTTACCGAACACTGCTGAATGGCGAAGATCCGGCCACGGTGCTGCATGAGCTGGCAGATGAATTGAGATAGACCCTAATAGGAAAGGGAGTGAGATTCATGGCAACGCCCGTTCATACGAACGCAAATGTACCGACAGGTCAGCCGCCGAAGCCTCAGCGTCCGACCAGAAGCAGATGGAGCCGCTTTATTCATTCCAGCCGCACGGCGCCGTATGTGTTTGTCCTTCCGTTTCTACTGTCTTTTGCGCTGTTTTTTGCGTACCCGGTCATCTCGACAGTCATTATGAGCTTTCAGGAAGTGCTGCCTGGCATAACGACTTATGTCGGATTGGAAAATTATAAAGATTTGATCAATCCCACGTTTGGAAAAGCGATTCTGAACAGCGTCCTGTATACCTTGCTTACGTTGGTGGTGCTGATTCCGCTGCCGCTGGTGCTGGCGGTATTGCTGAATTCTCCTAAAATGCCGGGCAGAGGTCTGTTTCGCTCGGTGATGTTTATACCTGCACTGACCTCGGTGGTGGTCGCGGGAACGATTTTCCGGCTCATGTTCGGGGAATTGGACGGCTCGCTGATGAATTCCTTACTGGGTGCGTTCGGTCTGGAGCCGTACAAATGGCTGATGAACGCCAACACCGGATTTTTAGCGTTGATCGTACTGGCCTTGTGGAGATGGCTGGGCGTGAACATGTTGTATTACATGTCGGGACTGCAAAACATTCCCCCCGAGCTGTATGAAGCCGCACAGATTGATGGAGCCAGTCGCTTTGATTCCTTTTGGCGGATTACGATTCCGATGCTAAAACCAGTGACGATCTACGTATTTACGATTAGTATCTATGCGGGGTTGTCCATGTTTACGGAGAGCTACATGCTGTGGAACGGGAACAACTCTCCGAATGATATCGGCTTAACGATTGTCGGTTATCTGTACCGTCAAGGTCTGGAGCAAAACAGTATGGGCTTCGGAGCCGCAGTAGGCATTGTATTGCTCGTATTTACGCTGCTGCTGAACCTGGTCCAGCTCAAATTTTTTGGCTTGTTTCGGAAGGAGGACTAAGCGATGGTTCAGAAGCAAAAAGGCCCGTTATCCGCACTGCTCATTGTTCTGTTCATCCTGTTTGCCGGGTTTGCCCTGTTTCCGTTATTTGCCGTGACGCTGGCCTCGTTCAAGCCATCGACGGAGCTGCTGCGGTACGGCTTGAATCTCAAGCTGGAGTGGAGCATCATGTCCTTGAAAAATTACGCGTTCATCTTTCAGGGGACGACGGATTATTTTCAATGGTACTGGAACAGTATTGTCATAACCGTTTTATTCACGGTGTTATGTCTGATATTGTCCGCGATGGTGGGCTATGGACTGGAGATGTATCGGTTCAAGCTGAAAAATGTGATTTTTACGCTAGTGCTGGTCGTGATGATGATTCCAGTAGAAATTATTATGCTTCCACTCTATAAGCTGATGATCGGCATGAAGCTGATTAACACGGTATGGGGCGTCATTCTGCCATTTGTCGTTGCGCCGATTCCGATCTTTTTCTTCCGTCAATATTTGAGTGGGGTCCCGAAGGATTTTATGGATGCTGCACGGGTTGACGGCTGTTCGGAGTATGGCATTTTCGTGCGGATTATGATGCCTCTGATGGCGCCCGCATTCGCGGCAATGGCTATTTTGCAGGCGATGAACAGTTGGAATAACTTCCTATGGCCGATGATCGTACTTCGCACCAACGACATGCTGACGCTACCGATTGGTCTGTCCAGTCTGCTTACGCCGTATGGTAATAATTATGATGTGCTGATCGCCGGGTCGGTGCTGGCTATTTTGCCAATTCTCGTCGTGTTCCTGTTCTTCCAGCGTTACTTTATTGAGGGAATGACCGCAGGCGGGGTAAAAGGATAATCGTTGCGGTAATATGAATTGAGAGATTGAATAAAAGAAGCGTGTAACGTCAGGAAAAGCAGGTCGGGATTCACCCCGGTCTGCTTTTTTTTGAATATAATTGATTTTCATTCTCATTTTCATGCTCTATGACCTGCACAAGCTATAGGTAAACGTGGTATGATATTTGAAAGATTTCAAATACAGACATATTCAGGCGGAGCGTGGAGAACCTATGGAACCAACAGAAACCCAGAAAACCGATCCGGCCCCGATGGCGTCAACCGTCAGCATGGAGGATATTGTACGGGCGCATCATATGCTGCGTGAGGTCATTGTACGTACACCTTTGCAGCGGGATGCCGTCCTGTCGGCCAAATATAACTGTAACGTGTATCTCAAAAGAGAGGATCTCCAGGTCGTGCGGTCCTTTAAAATCCGTGGAGCCTACAACATGATTCGCAGCCTGACTCCCGAGCAGATGGAAAAGGGCATCGTGTGTGCGAGTGCGGGGAACCATGCGCAGGGTGTGGCTTTTTCATGTAATGCGCTGGGCATTCACGGCAAAATATTTATGCCGAGCACAACACCCAATCAGAAGGTGAAGCAGGTTCGTCGCTTTGGCGGCAACAGTGTGGAGGTCATTTTGACCGGGGATACGTTCGACGATGCTTATGATGAGGCCATAAAGGTGTGCAGCGAGCAGGAGATGACCTTTATCCATCCGTTTGATCAGCCGAAGATTATAGCAGGCAACGGTACGATTGCGATGGAAGTGATGGAAAGTTTGGATACGCCAGCAGATTATGTGTTCGTGACCATCGGCGGTGGCGGTTTGGCGGCAGGCGTAGGCACGTATTTCAAAACGGTCAGTCCATCCACCAAGGTAATTGGCGTAGAACCGCTTGGCGCGGCGTCGATGACGGAGGCGATGCGTTTGAACAAGGTGGTTACGCTGGAGCAAATAGACAAGTTCGTTGACGGAGCCGCTGTTAAGCGTGTCGGTCAGTTAACGTATGACATTTGTACACGTACCCTGGACGATATTGTGAAGGTGCCGGAAGGTAAGGCGTGTACTGCGATTTTGGAATTGTATAATGAAAATGCGATTGTAGTGGAGCCTGCGGGCTCGTTGCCTGTAGCAGCATTGGATATGTATCGTGAACAGATTCAGGGCAAAACGGTTGTTTGCATCGTCAGTGGTGGCAACAACGATATTGACCGTATGCAGGAGATTAAGGAACGGTCCCTGATTTACGAAGGACTGAAGCATTATTTTATGGTAAAGTTCCCGCAAAGAGCAGGAGCGCTGCGTGAGTTTCTTCAGGATGTGCTTGGACCGGACGATGACATCACAAGGTTTGAGTATACGAAAAAGAACGACAAGGAGAACGGCCCGGCGCTGGTCGGCATTGAGCTGTTTCACAAGGAAGACTACCTTCCTTTGATTGAACGAATGAACCGCAAGGGGCTCGAATATACGGAACTGAACAAAAACGAAAATCTGTTTAATATGCTGATTTAACAAGGGAGGAGCCTAGGGGCTCCTTTTTTGTACCAGGATTTTGCAAAATTCGATTCCAGTCGCTCCAGGATACATAACGTTATGCGTAGTTTATGAATTTCTTTTTATTTGAAATAAAGCGTTTACAAAACTGAAGTTGATAGGTTAATATATATGTAACTTCATAAGTATAAACACTAATGTAATAGTGTATTACCTGATTCTCATCATATAAAACGAATTTGGAGGTGCGTAAGAGTGTTGAAATCCTGGAAAAAATCAGTACAGGGTAAATTGGCTCGAACGGCGTTTGCTGCCGTAACCTCGGCTGCATTATTGCTATCAGTGGTGCCTTCGGCATCGGCAGAGCATTGGGCATTAACTGGTGATGTCGCGGTACATGATCCATCTATCACGAAGGAAGGCAATGCGTGGTATATTTTCTCTACGGGTCAGGGAATACAGGTACAAAGGTCGGATGATGGACGCAATTTTTACAGATTGCCGCAAATATTCCTGTCACCGCCATCATGGTGGAAATCGTATGTACCTAAGCAGAAGACTAATGATGTATGGGCACCGGATGCTCAAAAGTACAATGGACGTGTGTGGGTTTACTATTCCATTTCTACTTTCGGGTCACGCATTTCGGCCATTGGATTGACTTCAGCAACGAGCATTGGCGCGGGAAGCTGGAGAGATGATGGACTAGTGCTGCGTACGACGGATTCTAACGATTATAATGCCATTGATCCGAATCTGGTCATTGACGCTTCCGGTAACCCGTGGCTTTCCTTCGGTTCCTGGAACACAGGCCTGAAAATTACCCGTTTGGACAAAAATACGATGAAGCCTACGGGGCAGATTTATTCCATCGCGAAGCGTACCGCTGGCGGTCTGGAAGCTCCACATGTTACATACCGAGACGGTTATTATTATCTGTTTGCTTCTATTGATAACTGTTGCCAGGGTGTAAACAGTAATTACAAAATTATTTATGGTCGCTCCACCAGTATCACTGGACCTTATGTGGACAAGAGTGGTAAAAACCTGATGGATGGCGGTGGAACCGTATTGGATGCGGGGAATGACCGTTGGAAGGGACCGGGCGGTCAGTCTATTTATAACAATAGTGTGATTGCGCGTCATGCCTATGATGCGACTGATAACGGAAATCCAAAGCTGCTGATTAGTGATCTGAAATGGGACTCCGCAGGTTGGCCTACGTACTAAAAAATGTGGGCTACATGGAGTCATCCATATAGCGATCTCACATAGGTATATCCAAAAACTGTTCCTCCATAGGAGGAGCAGTTTTTGGCTTGCAATGTCATAGAAACATGCTATTATAAATCAAGTTGATAATAATTATCATTATCGCCATCGTCATGAGCGTTATGGTGGTTTCAGGTATGGAGGGAGTGACCTCACGAATGCAGTTTAAAGGCAGAGCAGATAAACATGCGGCTCGGACAGAAGGCACAGCTCCCGAAGTAGCCTTGGTAGCCCGTCCTTTACTCCGGGCGGGCCGGATTCGGCAGGCGCTGCTATTCATAGGTTCTGCTGTGTTGCTGGCCTTGGCTATGTTTGCCGCGATTTCCCTTGGAGCCAAGGACTTGACCTTAGGCACGGTATGGGCGGCGATATTTCACTATGATCGTTCATTGATGACACATCAGATCATTCATGAGCTAAGATTACCGCGTGTGCTGGGGGCGGCTGTCATCGGAGCTGCACTGGCGGTAGCAGGCTCTCTGATTCAAGGTATTACGCGCAATCCGCTGGGAGATACAGGTGTGCTGGGCATTAACGCAGGAGCGATGTTCGTGGTCGCTGTAAGTTTTGCCTTTTTCCCCAACCTTCCTTATGGGACGTTAATCGTATTGTCGTTCCTCGGGGCGCTGATGAGCACCTTGCTGGTATTTGGTCTGGGAGCTTCCGCGCCCGGGGGATTGACGCCGATGAGACTGACCGTATCCGGAGCAGTGACGGCTGCTCTGCTAGGCTCTATGACTTCGGGAATTGCGATTTATTTTAATCTGAGTCAGGATTTAGCCTTTTGGTATGCGGGCGGTGTCGCAGGAATCAAATGGTCACAGCTTGAGATTCTTGCGCCGATTTTGCTGATTGTGATCGCCTGGTCTATGGGGCTGGCACGCTCTATTTCCCTGATTTCGATGGGCGATGAGGTGGCGCTGAATCTTGGATTAAATCTCAAGCGTATCCGGCTGCTGGGTCTGCTGACCGTGGTGGTACTGGCCGGGTTGTCCGTGTCCGCAGCCGGGGCCATTGGCTTTGTAGGGCTGGTTATTCCGCATATTGCCCGCAAGCTGATCGGTGTGGATTATCGCCAGATCGTACCGCTGTCTGCGTTATTGGGAGCTGTGCTGCTGGTGTTGGCTGATTTGGGGGCGAGAATGGCGAATCCGCCCGAGGAGCTCGCTATTGGAATTATGGTGTCCTTTATCGGAGTGCCTTTTTTCCTCTTTCTTGCCCGTAAGGAAAGGAGGGATTTGTAATGAGTCGCTCTTTAGGAACCGGGGATGCAAGAAGGGCAAAGGCTTTGATCGTCTGCTTGGCTTTGGCGGCGATCAGCTTTGCCGTCATTGTATTGAGTTTGAATACCGGAACGATTCGTATTCCACCGCTGCGTGTGCTGGATACACTGTTTGGTGGTGGCAGCGGGCGTGATCATATCGTCCTGTTCGAATACCGTCTGCCGCGTATCGTTGTAACGGTACTGGCTGGGGCCGGATTAGGAGCAGCCGGAGCTGTTATGCAGGGCTTGTCGCGGAACGCACTCGCTGACCCGGGGGTGCTGGGGCTTCACGCGGGGGCTGCGTTGGGACTGGTGATGTTCGTCAGTTTCTTTCGCGATCTTGAAGGATCGGCAGCCGTGCTGATCCCCCTGTTTACTTTTGCAGGAGGTGTCGTGGCGGCGGTGCTGATTGTGCTGTTGTCCTATAATCGGAACAGAGGAATCGTGCCTGTGCGTCTGATCCTGTCCGGCATCGGTGTAGCCTCGGGCCTCAGCGCTATAACGCTGTATTGGTCCTTGCGACTCGATGAGGATACTTACGCGTTCACCGCACGTTGGTTGGCTGGCAGCGTATGGGGTCGGGACTGGATACATGCGGCGGCTTTGCTGCCGTGGATAGTTATTGTGTTGCCTTACGTTCTGTCACAGACGCGCAGCCTGAACAATCTGTCGCTGGGCGACGAGACGGCCGCTGGAATCGGGACAAGTGTGAAGCGTCAGCGTCTGTTGCTGCTGGGTGCAGCCGTGGCCCTATCCAGCGCCAGTGTGTCTATGGCTGGAGGTATTGGCTTCATTGGGCTGATTGCGCCTCATCTGGCTCGCCGTCTGGTTGGGCCAATGTACCAGCATTTGCTGCCAGTGGCCTGCTTTGTCGGAATCGTCATTTTGGTCACTGCGGATACGATTGGACGCTCTGTGTTCCAGCCGAATGCGATTCCGGCGGGTGTGGTGGTTGCTGTGGTAGGGGCTCCGTATTTTTTATTTTTGCTGTCCCGTACGAAATGACAGATGGAATAGGTACATAAACCAACAAGCTGAAGCTTTCTATAATAGATCATTTTATATGGAGCTTTTATGACATAGGAGGAATAGT carries:
- a CDS encoding putative quinol monooxygenase, translating into MIIIHADMKVLPEKREAFLQQTQGLISASQAEEGNVRYTLMQDLNDANAFTMVEEWKDAAAVDFHNKSAHFQAFVAAAKELLAAPLQVNAFQDATKL
- a CDS encoding aldo/keto reductase, translated to MGNIADTTVLNNGVQMPWLGFGTYKAEGNEVYEAVKTAIEVGYRHIDTAAIYGNEELVGQAIRDSGADREKLFITTKLWNEDQGFDSTLRAFEENRKRLGLDIIDLYLIHWPGKDKYKETWKAFEHLYEEGSVRAIGVSNFQVHHLENLLKDSNIVPAINQVELHPRLTQQELHQYCREHQIQLESWSPLMKGKLTEQADIVEIAAKYGKTSSQVILRWHLDRGIVTIPKSVTAHRIRENADLFDFELTEEDINRINALHLDERVGTHPDKLLF
- a CDS encoding SdpI family protein is translated as MKSRMKWSFTDVLTTLIALSPAIGALLLYDRLPAMMASHFSFDNTADRYMGKTGAIVMLVLMGLIPLLFRLARYMDPNRANYEKFSKAYEVTRAGLAVVLAVAGWGMLLYSLNILLQMNTIICGLVGLMLLMLGNYLTQVQPNYTFGIRTPWTLSNPEVWRKTHRFGGPMMMLGGASGLVAAWVDGVAGTVIFLTGLAISVVAPILYSFLLYRKLNQK
- a CDS encoding autorepressor SdpR family transcription factor, coding for MNDAFKALADPTRRKILQLLKEKSMSAGEVAEHFQISKPSISHHLNILKQAALVLDERQGQNIIYTLHTTVVADVIGWMFSIAHSDAPAKQNANDIKDTEESE
- a CDS encoding alpha/beta hydrolase, which translates into the protein MKHVFRKGSHPQAPVILLLHGTGGNEQDLIPLADLVAPGASVLGVRGNVLENGMPRFFRRLAEGVFDFEDLVFRTKELSEFVDTAAEQYDFDRNNVVALGYSNGANIAASMLFHDAKALRGAILHHAMVPLRGLNLPDLNGVPVFMSSGENDPIVPVAESRELQTLLEGAGAQVDAHWERNGHQLTRTEAEAAGKWFGEHFNA
- the tlp gene encoding small acid-soluble spore protein Tlp codes for the protein MAKPDNRADNVEHLQQSIQNTQQNLYEAEGYLNEFSSEISDEERKQIEEKNNRRKESIRSFREEVKDEAAHSQE
- a CDS encoding ABC transporter substrate-binding protein, translated to MLLRRKSMALMLMAVVLLAGLLQGCSGKADEQDGPGTELVLWTFNELHEKFFLQMADQWNQLHPDEPIILKANTFPYDNHHSKLSIALQSGVGAPDIADIEVNKIGNFLKGIPQLVPLNPVIDPELKNIVPSRVQIYGKDGKYYGIDFHVGAEVMYYNKEILDQAGVNPDSIVTWADYAASGKQVLAKTGKPMATVETNDLWNYWPMISQQKSDFLDDKGQLTLDNETNIKTLEFLQQMVKDKIAIPAPGGGHHMEEYYGFMNKGGAASVWMPMWYMGRFTDYMPDLKGKIIIRPLPAWEKGGSRSAGMGGTGTVVTNQSKHQDLAMRFLAFAKLSKQGNVEIWKQLGFDPIRSEVWTMPEVKAKNKFTDYFGTNIFDTLIEVKDEINAVHIGPKTPDIASAVRNKILYRTLLNGEDPATVLHELADELR
- a CDS encoding sugar ABC transporter permease; this encodes MATPVHTNANVPTGQPPKPQRPTRSRWSRFIHSSRTAPYVFVLPFLLSFALFFAYPVISTVIMSFQEVLPGITTYVGLENYKDLINPTFGKAILNSVLYTLLTLVVLIPLPLVLAVLLNSPKMPGRGLFRSVMFIPALTSVVVAGTIFRLMFGELDGSLMNSLLGAFGLEPYKWLMNANTGFLALIVLALWRWLGVNMLYYMSGLQNIPPELYEAAQIDGASRFDSFWRITIPMLKPVTIYVFTISIYAGLSMFTESYMLWNGNNSPNDIGLTIVGYLYRQGLEQNSMGFGAAVGIVLLVFTLLLNLVQLKFFGLFRKED
- a CDS encoding carbohydrate ABC transporter permease gives rise to the protein MVQKQKGPLSALLIVLFILFAGFALFPLFAVTLASFKPSTELLRYGLNLKLEWSIMSLKNYAFIFQGTTDYFQWYWNSIVITVLFTVLCLILSAMVGYGLEMYRFKLKNVIFTLVLVVMMIPVEIIMLPLYKLMIGMKLINTVWGVILPFVVAPIPIFFFRQYLSGVPKDFMDAARVDGCSEYGIFVRIMMPLMAPAFAAMAILQAMNSWNNFLWPMIVLRTNDMLTLPIGLSSLLTPYGNNYDVLIAGSVLAILPILVVFLFFQRYFIEGMTAGGVKG
- the ilvA gene encoding threonine ammonia-lyase IlvA; the encoded protein is MEPTETQKTDPAPMASTVSMEDIVRAHHMLREVIVRTPLQRDAVLSAKYNCNVYLKREDLQVVRSFKIRGAYNMIRSLTPEQMEKGIVCASAGNHAQGVAFSCNALGIHGKIFMPSTTPNQKVKQVRRFGGNSVEVILTGDTFDDAYDEAIKVCSEQEMTFIHPFDQPKIIAGNGTIAMEVMESLDTPADYVFVTIGGGGLAAGVGTYFKTVSPSTKVIGVEPLGAASMTEAMRLNKVVTLEQIDKFVDGAAVKRVGQLTYDICTRTLDDIVKVPEGKACTAILELYNENAIVVEPAGSLPVAALDMYREQIQGKTVVCIVSGGNNDIDRMQEIKERSLIYEGLKHYFMVKFPQRAGALREFLQDVLGPDDDITRFEYTKKNDKENGPALVGIELFHKEDYLPLIERMNRKGLEYTELNKNENLFNMLI
- a CDS encoding glycoside hydrolase family 43 protein, coding for MLKSWKKSVQGKLARTAFAAVTSAALLLSVVPSASAEHWALTGDVAVHDPSITKEGNAWYIFSTGQGIQVQRSDDGRNFYRLPQIFLSPPSWWKSYVPKQKTNDVWAPDAQKYNGRVWVYYSISTFGSRISAIGLTSATSIGAGSWRDDGLVLRTTDSNDYNAIDPNLVIDASGNPWLSFGSWNTGLKITRLDKNTMKPTGQIYSIAKRTAGGLEAPHVTYRDGYYYLFASIDNCCQGVNSNYKIIYGRSTSITGPYVDKSGKNLMDGGGTVLDAGNDRWKGPGGQSIYNNSVIARHAYDATDNGNPKLLISDLKWDSAGWPTY